One part of the Candidatus Rokuibacteriota bacterium genome encodes these proteins:
- a CDS encoding 50S ribosomal protein L10 — MPTQAKARLIDGLKARLAGVDTAILTEYRGLTVRQLAELRKQLKAASAEYKVIKNRLARLALRGSSLDSLGPHLKGPTGIVLGRRDPVAVARALTAFVRANPTLQIRLAYVHGQVVQPPELRALADLPSREVLLARVVGGLRAPVAQLVFTLDGMLRALVSVLDQVRAEKETRAS, encoded by the coding sequence GTGCCCACCCAAGCGAAAGCTCGGCTCATCGACGGCCTGAAGGCCAGGCTGGCCGGGGTCGACACGGCCATCCTCACCGAGTACCGCGGCCTCACGGTCCGCCAGCTCGCGGAGCTTCGCAAACAGCTCAAGGCCGCGTCGGCCGAGTACAAGGTTATCAAGAACCGGCTGGCCCGGCTCGCGCTCCGGGGCTCGTCCCTCGACAGCCTGGGCCCGCACCTCAAGGGTCCGACGGGGATCGTGCTCGGCAGGCGGGACCCCGTCGCCGTGGCCAGGGCCCTGACGGCCTTCGTCCGGGCCAACCCGACCCTGCAGATCAGGCTGGCGTATGTGCACGGGCAGGTCGTCCAGCCCCCCGAGCTCCGGGCGCTCGCCGACCTGCCGTCGCGTGAGGTGCTGCTGGCGCGCGTCGTCGGTGGGCTTCGGGCGCCCGTCGCGCAGCTTGTGTTCACCCTGGACGGGATGCTCCGCGCTCTGGTCTCGGTGCTGGACCAGGTGCGCGCCGAGAAGGAGACAAGAGCTTCATAG
- a CDS encoding 50S ribosomal protein L1, protein MAGKRYASAAALVDRGQSYPVEEAVELVKKAARAKFDETVEMAVRLGVDPKHSDQMVRGAIVLPHGIGKSVRVVVFAKGEKEREAREAGADYVGAEDLVEKIQAGWMDFDSTIATPDLMGQVGKLGKILGPRGLMPNPKVGTVTFDVGRAVREVKAGKVEFRVDKAGNVHVPVGKASFQSAHLAANAMALLEALVRAKPAASKGQYLRSITVSSTMGPGIPVDVQRVANLFKK, encoded by the coding sequence ATGGCTGGCAAGAGATACGCGTCTGCAGCGGCGCTGGTGGATCGGGGGCAGAGCTACCCCGTCGAGGAGGCCGTGGAGCTCGTGAAGAAGGCGGCTCGGGCGAAGTTCGACGAGACGGTCGAGATGGCCGTTCGGTTGGGCGTCGACCCCAAGCACTCCGACCAGATGGTACGGGGAGCCATCGTGCTGCCCCACGGCATCGGCAAATCGGTGCGCGTCGTCGTCTTCGCGAAAGGGGAGAAGGAGCGGGAGGCCCGGGAGGCGGGGGCCGATTACGTCGGTGCCGAGGACCTCGTCGAAAAAATCCAGGCCGGGTGGATGGACTTCGACTCCACGATCGCGACACCGGATCTCATGGGACAGGTCGGCAAGCTCGGGAAGATCCTCGGGCCGCGCGGGCTGATGCCAAACCCCAAGGTCGGCACCGTGACGTTTGATGTGGGCCGGGCGGTCCGCGAGGTAAAGGCGGGAAAGGTGGAGTTTCGCGTGGACAAGGCAGGCAACGTCCACGTACCGGTCGGGAAAGCCTCGTTCCAGAGCGCTCACCTCGCGGCGAACGCGATGGCGCTCCTCGAGGCCCTCGTCCGCGCCAAGCCGGCCGCCTCCAAGGGTCAGTACCTCCGGTCCATCACGGTCTCCTCCACCATGGGGCCGGGGATCCCGGTCGACGTGCAGCGCGTGGCGAACCTCTTCAAGAAGTGA
- the rplL gene encoding 50S ribosomal protein L7/L12, with protein MSVDDVLESIDTWTVLDLSRLVKGLQDKYGITAVAAAPVAVAAGGSAAGAAPAVVEEEKTEFDVVLASAGEKKIQTIKVVRELTGLGLKEAKDLVDGAPKPVKEKVSKAEAADMKRKLEEAGATVEVK; from the coding sequence GTGAGCGTGGACGACGTCCTGGAGTCAATCGACACCTGGACGGTGCTGGACCTGAGCCGCCTGGTGAAAGGGCTCCAGGACAAGTACGGCATCACCGCCGTGGCGGCTGCGCCCGTGGCGGTCGCGGCCGGCGGCTCAGCGGCCGGTGCCGCGCCGGCGGTGGTGGAGGAGGAGAAGACCGAGTTTGACGTGGTCCTCGCGTCGGCGGGGGAGAAGAAGATCCAGACCATCAAGGTGGTGCGCGAGCTGACCGGGCTCGGCCTGAAGGAGGCCAAGGACCTGGTGGATGGCGCCCCCAAGCCCGTGAAGGAGAAGGTGTCGAAGGCCGAGGCGGCGGACATGAAGCGGAAGCTCGAAGAGGCTGGGGCCACCGTCGAGGTGAAGTGA